A genomic region of Planctomycetaceae bacterium contains the following coding sequences:
- a CDS encoding DUF1592 domain-containing protein, translating to MTAAESARDESFFVRRLYPVMKTVQCNLCHNDNGVGSETELSFPGEFATPEQVEAFGLKLMDFVDRTDPRQSLLFLKPTNREEHTGGVRIKPDSDEEQILLSWIDYLANLTDDQRRVAREKIAKAEQFTLQPLTMRRLTHSQYNHTVQDLLGDRTQPSGNFPKEDFIHGFRNQVEGQGISPLQAEAYSKAAERLALAAFRGGDHRNLLPAKEESSTPAERAAQFVRQFGLKAFRRPISDSEVELYAGLFEREAQDAGDELAGAKIVVETMLQSPHFLFRIEHGPGELFEQYGIACRLSYLIWDTMPDDDLFQAAANSELSSVDQIEAVVRRMLDDSRAKNSLDEFLSQWMRFDRVLNATRDRRRFRDFNPELAAAMVEETRLLFNYLVWNDQNFMEFFTADYTFLSSDLARIYDLPAPAEEYARVSYPADSGRAGVLGQASFLAVTSKPAETSPTERGVFVRNHFLGHEVPAPPPGVNAILPTVTEDMPMTNRQRLDLHLNSEACASCHRLIDPIGLGLEQYDAIGAFSEKMSLQFGGGYGERREQKTLELDIDTTAYIQGMENSEFNTPKELGRLLANSESCQRCIVKQFFRYTFGRQETVSDQPVIDDVLRRFRESGFRFRELIVAVVTSDLFLQKGSRQ from the coding sequence GTGACCGCCGCCGAATCCGCTCGCGACGAATCGTTCTTCGTCCGCAGGCTGTATCCCGTGATGAAGACGGTGCAATGCAATCTGTGTCACAACGACAACGGCGTCGGTTCGGAAACGGAATTGAGTTTTCCCGGCGAATTCGCGACGCCCGAACAGGTCGAAGCCTTCGGGCTGAAGCTGATGGACTTTGTGGACCGCACCGATCCGCGGCAGTCGCTGTTGTTTCTGAAACCCACGAACCGTGAGGAACACACCGGCGGCGTTCGCATCAAACCGGACAGCGACGAAGAGCAAATTCTGCTGAGCTGGATTGACTACCTGGCGAACCTGACGGACGACCAGCGCCGTGTCGCTCGGGAAAAAATCGCGAAGGCCGAACAATTCACGCTGCAGCCGCTGACGATGCGCCGGCTCACTCACAGCCAGTACAACCATACCGTCCAGGACCTGCTGGGTGACCGCACTCAGCCGTCCGGAAATTTCCCCAAAGAAGACTTCATTCATGGCTTTCGGAACCAGGTGGAAGGCCAGGGGATTTCTCCGCTGCAGGCGGAGGCGTACAGCAAAGCCGCCGAACGGCTGGCCCTGGCCGCATTTCGAGGCGGCGATCACCGCAACCTGCTGCCCGCGAAGGAAGAATCGTCCACACCTGCTGAACGCGCGGCTCAGTTTGTGCGGCAATTCGGGTTGAAGGCGTTTCGACGGCCGATTTCTGACAGCGAAGTCGAACTGTACGCTGGCCTGTTCGAACGCGAGGCTCAGGACGCGGGCGACGAACTCGCCGGCGCGAAGATCGTCGTCGAGACGATGCTGCAGTCGCCCCACTTTCTGTTTCGCATTGAACACGGTCCCGGCGAACTCTTTGAGCAATACGGAATCGCGTGTCGCCTGTCGTATCTGATCTGGGACACAATGCCCGACGACGACCTGTTCCAGGCAGCCGCGAACAGCGAACTTTCCAGCGTCGATCAGATCGAAGCGGTCGTGCGGCGCATGCTGGACGATTCCCGCGCGAAGAATTCTCTGGATGAGTTCCTGTCGCAGTGGATGCGCTTCGACCGCGTCCTGAACGCGACGCGCGACCGTCGCCGGTTTCGCGATTTCAACCCGGAACTGGCCGCCGCGATGGTGGAGGAGACCCGACTGCTGTTTAATTATCTGGTCTGGAATGACCAGAACTTCATGGAATTCTTCACCGCGGACTACACCTTCCTGAGTTCCGATCTGGCCCGCATTTACGATCTTCCGGCGCCCGCCGAGGAATACGCTCGTGTTTCGTATCCGGCGGATTCCGGGCGAGCCGGAGTGCTGGGGCAGGCTTCGTTTCTGGCAGTGACCAGCAAGCCGGCGGAAACGTCACCAACCGAACGCGGTGTGTTCGTCCGCAACCATTTTCTCGGGCACGAAGTTCCCGCTCCTCCGCCGGGCGTTAATGCGATCCTGCCGACTGTGACGGAGGACATGCCGATGACCAATCGTCAGCGGCTGGACCTGCATCTGAACAGTGAAGCCTGCGCCAGTTGCCACCGCCTGATTGATCCGATCGGGCTGGGACTGGAACAGTACGATGCCATCGGAGCCTTTTCGGAAAAAATGTCGCTGCAGTTCGGCGGCGGTTATGGGGAACGCAGGGAACAGAAAACTCTGGAACTTGATATCGATACGACCGCCTATATCCAGGGAATGGAAAACTCCGAATTCAACACGCCAAAGGAACTCGGCCGTCTGCTGGCCAACAGTGAAAGCTGCCAAAGATGTATCGTGAAACAGTTCTTTCGTTATACTTTTGGTCGACAGGAAACCGTCAGTGATCAGCCCGTCATTGACGACGTCCTGCGCCGGTTTCGCGAATCCGGGTTCCGGTTTCGCGAACTGATTGTCGCTGTGGTTACTTCCGATTTGTTCCTTCAGAAGGGTTCCCGCCAATGA
- a CDS encoding DUF1552 domain-containing protein, giving the protein MILSRKDLSRRTFLRGIGLGGASISVGLPALEALFNSNGTAYAAARDAAAAPIETRFVLWFNGNGIIEKYWIPRQDGHDFEITPCLQPLARFRDDIHVLSGVDNSAARSPGPGNGHHKSMSGLVSCEPFSGRGAGGASIDQVIAEKIGRESRFRSLQVGVCQESFGESVQRNMSWAARDRPLPPEMIPHRLFDSLFGSKEMHWIERKKSILDAVRDDATSLKNKLGYSDQHRLEEYLASVRSLERSVASLPPEYSQVVERPAEGGDLKDWPRIAKLQTDLLVHALASRQTRVASYMLTKCQGLSRFPWLGYTYDRHHGYTHGRVETPEGQRIMRDICRWHVEEFAYLLGKLKSIPEGNGTLLDNTCALFVHEHAEANPHKNAGLAMIAAGHAGGMKTGCHTRVAGTVGDLYLTLAEEIVGAQIGKFPTADKKLTSVV; this is encoded by the coding sequence ATGATTCTGTCGCGCAAAGACCTGTCTCGCCGCACGTTTCTTCGAGGCATCGGACTGGGAGGAGCGTCGATCAGTGTCGGCCTGCCGGCATTGGAGGCGCTGTTCAATTCGAACGGAACAGCGTACGCAGCGGCCAGAGACGCGGCGGCGGCTCCGATTGAAACGCGATTCGTCCTGTGGTTCAACGGCAACGGTATCATCGAAAAGTACTGGATCCCGCGGCAGGACGGTCACGACTTTGAGATCACGCCGTGCCTGCAGCCGCTGGCCAGGTTCCGCGACGACATTCACGTGCTGAGCGGCGTGGATAACTCCGCCGCGCGTTCGCCCGGCCCGGGCAACGGGCATCATAAATCGATGAGCGGTCTGGTCTCGTGCGAACCGTTTTCCGGACGCGGTGCCGGCGGCGCTTCAATCGATCAGGTCATTGCCGAAAAGATCGGCCGGGAAAGCCGCTTCCGCTCGCTGCAGGTCGGAGTCTGTCAGGAATCCTTCGGCGAAAGCGTGCAGCGCAACATGAGCTGGGCGGCACGCGATCGCCCGCTGCCCCCGGAAATGATCCCGCACCGGCTCTTCGACAGTCTGTTCGGGTCGAAGGAAATGCACTGGATCGAACGCAAGAAAAGCATTTTGGACGCCGTTCGTGACGACGCGACGTCGCTGAAAAATAAGCTGGGCTACAGCGACCAGCACCGGCTGGAAGAATACCTGGCCTCCGTTCGCAGTCTGGAACGTTCCGTCGCCAGTCTGCCGCCGGAATATTCGCAGGTTGTTGAACGTCCGGCGGAAGGCGGCGACCTGAAGGACTGGCCGCGGATCGCCAAACTTCAGACGGATCTGCTGGTTCACGCACTGGCGTCGCGGCAGACTCGCGTGGCGTCCTACATGCTGACCAAGTGCCAGGGCCTTTCGCGATTTCCGTGGCTGGGCTACACGTATGACCGCCATCACGGCTATACACACGGTCGCGTGGAAACACCGGAAGGCCAGCGCATCATGCGCGACATCTGCCGCTGGCATGTTGAGGAGTTTGCTTATCTGCTGGGAAAGCTGAAGTCCATTCCCGAAGGCAATGGTACTCTGCTGGATAACACGTGTGCGCTGTTCGTACACGAACACGCGGAAGCGAATCCTCACAAGAATGCCGGTCTGGCAATGATCGCCGCGGGCCATGCGGGCGGCATGAAAACCGGCTGCCATACTCGCGTTGCCGGTACCGTCGGCGACCTGTACCTGACCCTGGCCGAAGAAATCGTCGGTGCGCAGATCGGAAAGTTCCCAACCGCCGACAAGAAGCTGACGTCCGTCGTGTGA
- a CDS encoding M56 family metallopeptidase, with the protein MATFIEMADRFSPHWWNWVTTAALQSAVVAAIVLLVVTAGRRHMSAVLQAALVTLAFVKFLLPTVWPVTAGMFGLMSADASAPQDAATGPAAVAALHDASGNSQAIGFSAAEPPDPFRQSDQNSPAASTRLAYFEGRDVAAPDLRAMYATDRAGLQDAATAPSPVTWLLLHATGSFILLSLIVRVAFSLRHRIAEAAPVETGEAFRLFVAVRRELGIRRDIALRVSADVASPLAAGLLRPMVLIPRQLLNELPAGELRALFAHELAHHRRFDPWVNLFQAGVLCVWWFHPLAWALHVVSRRIREQCCDDVILQRGVTTVREYSGLLFRMVGHLSDKTYRQPLLSGAGHLYSLVSRMQHIVDGNTRRSAALSWRSLLVLTAAAVILLPGFSASLSVQTGQGQERKSTDQATIDQPEPAFSGPSSLPRGAILQLGSDLFRHNADTISRDVGRLFLADNKTVIGHSRPGHLLYWDVSTGEATQEPEFGDQEIAFFRLSPSRTQIAAHSVEEDFDTATRVNVVNVFGVEGGLKSSFRWKETFGAPTEIVWMPDDRNLITATSTGTLRIWDVDSGSEVLVHEEGHNETSSVGVSADGRTVGWVAQNRTVHLWDWQTQQVPTVLPSEERIEFLQFSPTSDLFATTGERETPTQIWNLKTRTVERTLSEAGSELLHAANLKFAPDGRSIATFSFGSQAVTLWDVQSGKRIQTLDCARMKLQFVDISPDSRWLVVGDYGAIFTVFDLETSRRINSDTESSGWTHDVQFSPDGTEILTADGDGIVRIWHARSGQVRTMLRHNDSVRAIAASTDGRLICSNSTDDTIRLWNAETGQQLVSLPGHTRYGGNRAAMFTPDGSQLLTWGDDMFLRVSDVRDGRAVHEHTLKPEGVPPANNGAGGMMAMMMSRMHLKGGQFSRDGRYFVLGLHDGLCLFSVSTGAELKRIAVPNLATAAVNQNAQRIAAVAALPEEPRQVLFNDSLYRQAPRENNDVLKMLAPASDEPIWERQLVPLSVRDLKFSGDDRMVAVSGYRRGDDATGFEVHIFDAATGDLLYHLPEIPLLVRKIAFSPDGQRLVTALADSTLLVWDLNQFRVDPDAAPPVR; encoded by the coding sequence ATGGCGACATTCATCGAAATGGCCGATCGATTCAGTCCGCACTGGTGGAACTGGGTGACGACCGCCGCTCTGCAGTCAGCCGTCGTTGCTGCAATAGTGCTGCTGGTCGTGACCGCAGGGCGACGCCACATGTCGGCTGTATTGCAGGCAGCGCTTGTGACGCTGGCGTTCGTGAAGTTTCTGCTGCCGACCGTTTGGCCGGTAACAGCCGGAATGTTTGGACTGATGTCCGCCGACGCATCGGCGCCACAGGATGCGGCGACCGGCCCCGCAGCAGTGGCGGCTCTGCACGACGCGTCGGGCAATTCGCAGGCGATCGGTTTCAGCGCGGCAGAACCGCCGGATCCGTTTCGTCAGTCCGATCAGAATTCACCCGCGGCATCGACACGACTTGCATACTTCGAGGGGCGGGACGTCGCAGCGCCTGACTTGCGCGCAATGTACGCGACCGATCGCGCAGGTTTGCAGGACGCCGCAACCGCGCCGTCGCCGGTGACCTGGCTGCTGCTGCACGCGACGGGATCATTTATTCTGCTGTCGCTGATCGTGCGGGTTGCGTTCTCGCTGAGACACAGGATCGCCGAGGCGGCTCCGGTTGAAACCGGAGAGGCGTTCCGACTGTTCGTAGCTGTTCGGCGGGAACTTGGCATTCGGCGCGACATTGCGCTGCGTGTGTCGGCGGACGTCGCATCGCCGCTGGCGGCGGGATTGCTGCGACCGATGGTTCTGATTCCGCGACAGTTGCTCAATGAACTCCCGGCCGGTGAACTTCGCGCGCTGTTTGCCCACGAACTGGCCCATCACCGACGGTTCGATCCGTGGGTCAATCTGTTTCAGGCAGGCGTCCTGTGCGTGTGGTGGTTTCATCCGCTGGCGTGGGCGCTGCATGTCGTGTCGCGGCGAATTCGCGAACAGTGCTGCGACGACGTCATCCTGCAGCGCGGCGTGACAACGGTGCGGGAGTATTCCGGGCTGCTGTTCCGAATGGTGGGTCACCTGTCAGATAAAACGTACCGGCAGCCGCTCCTTTCGGGCGCCGGACATCTGTATTCGCTGGTGTCTCGAATGCAGCACATCGTGGATGGAAATACCCGCCGCTCGGCGGCGTTATCGTGGCGATCACTCCTGGTACTGACTGCCGCCGCGGTGATCCTGCTGCCAGGCTTCAGCGCCTCGCTGTCGGTTCAGACGGGACAGGGTCAGGAACGCAAGTCGACGGACCAGGCAACGATCGACCAACCTGAACCAGCCTTCAGTGGACCGTCATCCCTGCCGCGGGGCGCAATTCTGCAACTTGGTTCGGATCTCTTCCGACACAACGCAGATACAATTTCGAGAGACGTTGGCCGGCTGTTTCTTGCTGACAACAAGACGGTCATCGGACACTCCAGGCCAGGGCATTTGCTGTACTGGGATGTCAGTACCGGCGAAGCAACACAAGAACCGGAGTTCGGCGACCAGGAAATTGCCTTCTTCCGGTTGTCGCCCAGCAGGACACAGATTGCAGCACACAGCGTTGAAGAAGACTTTGACACTGCGACTCGAGTGAACGTCGTCAATGTGTTCGGCGTCGAAGGAGGACTGAAGTCTTCGTTCCGCTGGAAGGAAACTTTCGGCGCGCCGACGGAAATTGTCTGGATGCCGGACGATCGAAACCTCATCACAGCCACTTCCACCGGAACACTACGCATCTGGGACGTGGACTCGGGGAGCGAAGTTCTGGTACACGAAGAGGGCCACAACGAGACATCTTCCGTTGGCGTCTCAGCAGACGGTCGCACGGTCGGCTGGGTGGCTCAGAACAGGACGGTTCACCTGTGGGACTGGCAGACACAACAGGTGCCAACGGTACTGCCTTCCGAGGAACGTATCGAGTTTCTGCAGTTTTCTCCGACGAGTGACCTGTTTGCCACAACGGGCGAACGGGAAACGCCGACACAGATCTGGAACCTGAAGACTCGTACCGTCGAACGGACACTCAGTGAGGCCGGATCAGAGTTACTCCACGCTGCCAATCTCAAGTTTGCCCCGGACGGGCGATCGATCGCGACTTTTTCCTTCGGTAGTCAGGCCGTCACATTGTGGGACGTTCAATCGGGTAAGCGGATTCAAACACTGGATTGCGCCCGAATGAAGTTGCAGTTCGTGGATATCAGTCCGGACAGCCGATGGCTTGTGGTCGGCGACTATGGAGCGATCTTCACGGTCTTTGATCTGGAAACAAGTCGGCGGATCAACAGCGACACGGAGAGTTCCGGATGGACTCATGACGTGCAGTTTTCCCCTGACGGGACAGAGATTCTGACGGCGGATGGCGATGGGATCGTGCGAATCTGGCATGCCCGCTCCGGACAGGTCAGAACGATGCTGCGTCATAATGACAGCGTGCGGGCAATCGCCGCATCGACTGACGGTCGCCTGATCTGCTCGAACAGTACAGATGACACAATCAGGCTGTGGAACGCCGAAACGGGACAACAACTCGTGTCACTGCCTGGCCACACCAGGTACGGCGGCAACAGAGCGGCGATGTTCACACCTGATGGCAGCCAACTGCTGACATGGGGCGACGACATGTTCCTGCGGGTCTCGGACGTGCGCGACGGCCGAGCCGTACATGAACACACGCTGAAACCGGAAGGAGTTCCTCCGGCGAATAACGGTGCGGGCGGTATGATGGCGATGATGATGAGTAGAATGCACCTCAAAGGCGGACAGTTTTCGCGCGATGGCCGGTACTTCGTCCTTGGACTGCATGACGGACTTTGCCTGTTTTCCGTTTCCACGGGTGCTGAACTCAAGCGCATCGCCGTGCCAAACCTCGCTACGGCTGCGGTGAATCAGAACGCTCAACGGATCGCTGCTGTCGCGGCACTGCCTGAAGAACCACGGCAGGTTCTGTTCAACGATTCCCTGTATCGGCAGGCACCTCGCGAGAATAACGACGTTCTAAAGATGCTGGCACCGGCATCGGACGAACCCATCTGGGAGCGGCAGCTGGTTCCCCTATCCGTGCGCGACCTCAAATTTTCCGGCGATGACAGAATGGTGGCCGTCAGTGGATACAGGCGGGGCGATGATGCGACAGGTTTTGAAGTTCACATCTTCGACGCAGCGACGGGCGACCTGCTGTATCACCTGCCGGAAATTCCGCTACTGGTTCGTAAGATCGCATTTTCGCCGGACGGTCAGCGGCTCGTGACGGCGCTGGCGGATTCGACTCTGCTGGTGTGGGATCTGAATCAGTTTCGTGTGGATCCGGATGCAGCGCCGCCCGTCCGGTGA
- a CDS encoding BlaI/MecI/CopY family transcriptional regulator — translation MKKQKSNASRDARLPDAETDVLACLCREGPLTAAEIRKRLEPRRPMAHGSVVTLLKRLQEKKLVKRARSGQGKSFLYQAARPAESSLQQLVARMADRVFGGSGVAMLASLLDVRPPSAEELAEMRRLLEQHDAKGE, via the coding sequence ATGAAGAAACAGAAGTCAAACGCATCGCGCGACGCTCGGCTGCCGGATGCTGAAACGGACGTCCTGGCCTGCCTGTGCCGCGAAGGCCCGCTGACGGCCGCGGAAATCCGCAAACGTCTGGAGCCGCGCCGCCCGATGGCTCACGGTTCTGTGGTCACGCTGCTGAAGCGGCTTCAGGAAAAGAAGCTTGTGAAACGGGCCAGATCCGGTCAGGGCAAGTCATTTCTTTATCAGGCAGCTCGGCCGGCCGAATCGTCGCTGCAGCAGTTGGTCGCACGGATGGCGGATCGTGTGTTTGGCGGCAGCGGAGTCGCCATGCTGGCATCTCTGCTGGATGTTCGCCCGCCATCGGCGGAAGAACTGGCCGAAATGCGCCGCCTGCTGGAACAACATGATGCAAAGGGTGAGTAG